The sequence AAACCCTCCGTCGAGGCGCCAACGCGATACGACCCTCCGGGAACCAGGGTCATGCCGGAATGCCCGGGCGTGGCTTTCTGAGCAACGCTTTGGCGGGCCGGATGGGGCGTGCTCTGCCAGGCGAGATCGTTCATCAGGCCGATGCTCTGGAGCATGGTTTCCTGATGCTGGGCCTCGTGCTGCGCCAGCATTTCGAGGACGAGTCCGTTCTCGAGGAGTTCCTCTTGATGATTCGTGGTCGGCCGGGCAAGCTTTTGCTCGGACGCCGCGCGAACTTGTCGCAGGGATTCCCATGCTCCTGTCGCGGTGGGAAGGTCCAGAGCGAGGCGTTCCGAACGGGGGTGGGCGGTTGCCTCGAACAGGTGGTCGGCCTGCGCGCGGGATGGGTCCCGCAGCACGCCGGTCGCCGCGTCAATCCACTGCTCCTCGAAATTGGCAATATGCCCCAGGTCCCAAACCATGGGGCTCATCAGGGGGCTGTGTTGCGATTCGAGCAGCGCATCGGGCAGGTTGGTCAGGATGCGTTCGGTCGCCTCTCGAGATTCCTGCCATTGGCGAAGGGCCATATCGCCGCGTGGCTGCGGTGGGGTCACCTTTCTTGCGAGGAGGAGAGCAAATTGCGCCTGTCGGTCCGTAAAGGTCGCGACACTCTCAAATCCGTACCCCTCGAGTCTCTGCAGCATCGAATCGACGTGGAATTTTCGGCTGATCTCGGTGCGGATCGATTCACCTGCCGCAATCGAGAACTCCTGTCCGATGCTCGGCAGGTGAATGCGGGTGGCTTTCGGGAAGCGTGCGCTGATTTCGATCTGCTCTTCCCGCGGGTTCCAACGGGCAATATGCTCGATCTCGTCGACCTCGAGGTTGGTCCCGAGTTCCCGATTCATGCGGTGGAAAAGATTGCGCGTGAAATCGGCCGTGACGCCGGCCGCGTCGTCGTAGGCGGCCTCGAGGATATCGGCTTCCTTGACCAGGTCGATGCCGAGAAGAAAGCAGTCTCCGGGATAAAGGTTCTGGTCCAGCATTTGAAAGAAGGCCTTGAGCTGGGGTTCGGCCAGGTTGCCGATCGAGCTGCCGAGGAAAGCCACCGTTGCTGGCGAGAATTTGCGAAATTTCGGGAATGAGGCTTCGTAGGTTCCCGCAAGCGTTTCCAGCTCCAGACCGGGGAAAAGAGGCCGGAGAGTGCTGGCGGCACCGTCGAGAGCCTCCCGACAAATATCGACCGCTACGTAGGCGGCCTCGGGATGCTCGGACCATGCCTCCAGCAAATGACGGGTTTTTGTCGAAGTGCCCGAGCCTAATTCAATCAGGGTTGTCGATCCGGCTGCGGCGCGGATCTCGGCGGCGTGCGCACGCAGTATCTCGTCTTCCGCCCGGGTGAGGTAATATTCGGGGACCCGAGTGATGGCATCGAAAAGTTGCGAGCCGCGGTCGTCATAGAGATACCGACAGGGCAGGGTGCGCGGGAGACTCGCCAGGCCGCATGCGACGGCGAAGGCAAAAGCCTCACTCTCGGGTAACCTCTTGAGGGCCTGTGCTGTTGCGGTGGTAGCCATGGAAAAAAGGGGCACTTTGTACCGCAGGGAAATTTAACGGACTGAATCGACGGTGCAAATTGCCCCCCGGAGTTGACGAGGGGTAGGGTCTCGTACACCTCTAGGGAGTGACTTTGGCGGAAGCGACAAAACGGGTGGAGAGGCTGCGTGCCTCAGTCGAGTACCATACCCACCAGTACTACGCGCTCGATGAGCCCGAGATCAGTGATGCTGAATTCGATACGCTCTTTCGGGAATTAAAGGCTCTCGAAGAGAAATACCCGGCCCTCCGCAGTCCCGAATCCCCGACGCAACGGGTAGGTGGGACCGTGCAGGAGCGGTTTCGCAAGGTGACCCACCCGCAGCCAATGCTGAGTCTGGGCAACGCGTTCTCGGCCGAAGATCTTGTCGCCTGGCAGGCGCGATTCGAGAAACGACTCCCGGCCGGTACGCCTGTGGCGTTTGTCGCCGAGCCGAAGATCGATGGACTGACTGTGGTTCTCCACTATGAAAAGGGAAAGTTTGTCCTCGGGGCCACTCGCGGGAACGGTCTGGTCGGCGAGGATATTACGGAAAATCTCAGAACGGTGCGAGAATTGCCGCTGCGACTCCGCGGAAAACATCTTCCCGAACGGCTCGTTGTCCGAGGCGAAGTGTATATGGCGGTCGACGATTTCGCGCAATTTAACGAACGCCAGGCTGCCCTCGGCGAGAAGGTCTATGCGAACCCGCGTAATTTTGCCGCAGGCTCTCTCCGGCAACTGGATTCGACAATTACCGCAGCAAGGCCCCTGAAGTTATGGGCCTATCAAATCGTCGTCACCGAGGGGCTGACGGTCGAGTCGCAGGGCGCGGCGCTGGAGCGGTTGCGCGAGTTCGGTTTTCCGGTCTCCGAGGAAAACCGGATCCTCGGGTCGATCGAAGCTGTGGCCGAGCGATGCGAATCGTTTGGCGAAGAGCGCGGGAGTCTCGCGTTCGAAACGGACGGATTGGTCGTGAAGCTCGATTCCTTTGCCCTGCAGGAAAGGCTCGGTGCGGTCGGTAACGCGCCTCGCTGGGCGATTGCCTACAAATATCCTTCCGAAGAGGTCGTCACCGAACTTCTGGGCATTGGCGTGAATGTCGGCCGGACCGGCGTCCTCAAGCCCTGGGCGGATCTAAAGCCATGCGAGATTGGCGGCGTGACGGTGAGTAGCGCCACCCTGCATAATGAGGATTATATTCGGGATCGCGATATTCGGGTAGGCGACCGTGTTGCGGTCAAACGGGCAGGTGAAGTCATCCCTCAGGTGCTGCGTGCTCTGCCGGAATTGCGCGAATACGATTTGCCGGTTTTTCATCTTCCCAAAAATTGTCCGGCTTGCGGTGAGCGGGCGATCCGAGTCGAGGACGAAGTCGATGTGTATTGCGTGAATGCGACCTGTCCGGCGCAGTTGGTCCGACTGGTTGAATATTTTGTTTCACGGACGGCAATGGATATCGAAGGTTTCGGGATTCGTCAGGCGGAGCTGCTGACCGAAAAAGGGCTCCTTGCGGATGTCGCGGATATTTACGCCCTCGAGGCCTCGGACCTGGAGTCGCTCGAGGGCTACAAGCAGCGGCGCGTCACCAACCTTCTCGGCGCGATCGAGGCCTCTCGGCAGCAACCGCTTCCCCGGCTGGTGACGGCCTTGGGCATTCGTGGTGTGGGCCGCGTCGTGGCTGAAACTCTCGTGGAGCATTTCCCCTCGATCGACAAACTCCTCGAGGCCGATAGCGAGTCCCTCGAGGCTGTCGACGGGATCGGCCCGATTCTGGCGCATAATCTCGTTGACTGGTTTGCGACCGCTCATAATCGAAAGGTAGTGGAAAAGTTGCGTTCCGCCGGTGTTGCCTTGTCGGCGGCTCTGGTCCAGGCGAGCAGCGAGACCCTGCTTGGATCGACGTTTGTCATCACCGGGACATTGCCCCAATTGAGCAGGGAGCAAGCGGCGTCCTTGATCCGATCGCATGGCGGCAAGGTCACGGCAGCCGTGAGTGGAAGCACCACTTATCTGGTCGCCGGCGAGTCAGCCGGGAGCAAGCTGGCGAAGGCCGAAAAACTGGAAGTACCGATTCTCGACGAGGAGGGGCTCAGGAAATTGATTTCCTGAGCCCCGAATTCGCCGGAAGGGTTCAGGCTGCCGAGATGGAAATCCTCTGCGGTTTGTCAGCCTCGGCCCGCGGTAGTGTCACCTGCAGGACGCCGTTGTTGTATTGCGCATCGACGGAGCCGGATTCTACGCGGAAGGGCAACCGGACCCGCCTTTTGAAGACACCGTGGCCACGCTCCTGATGGCGCCAGGTCGTTCCTTCGGGCAGCTCGTCTGCTTGTCGGGCGCCACTGAGAGTCAGGACATCATCGTCGATCGAAAGGTCGATTTCCTCGGCGGCTACACCCGGAATTTCGGCGCGCACCACGGTCACGTCTTCGGCCGAAGTCACATCGAGGCGGGGATAGTTCGAGCCGTAGGAATCGTTCGATTCCTGAAAGGCTTTTTCCATGCGGGCCTGCAGGCGCGCTGCTTCATTCCAAGCGTTTTGCGTGGGTCGTGCGGTAAATTCTCTGGCGAAAGTTCTCATTGTTTTTTCTCCTCGTTCTGTATTTTTTTATCCTCTGCGGACAGCCGGAAGATAAGTCCGATCGAAAGCTTGTCAACATCTTGTTTTGAAATTTGGCGCTCCTTTTGCGAGCAGCTTTTCGGGCAGCTATGGCCGAAGGCATGGCACTCCTCGAATCTCAGGCAATCGCAATCGGCAGCACATGTCCCGACTTCGATCTTCCCTCGGTGGACGGACGACGTTTTCGGCGGGACGACTTTCGAGAGAAAAAAGCTCTCGTGGTCATGTTCATCTGCCGGCATTGCCCGTACGTGATCGCCGTCGAGGATCGAATCGTCGAACTCCGTCGTGAATTCGCCATGTCGGGGGTTCAATTTGTCGGCATCTGCTCGAACGACGCAAATGATTATCCCGATGACGCACCCGATAGGTTGGCGGCACGCGCACGCGAGATGGACTACGGGTTTCCCTACCTCGTGGATGAAAGCCAGGCAGTCGCTCGCCGCTTCGATGCGGTCTGCACGCCGGATATCTATGTCTATGATGAGGAGCGAAAGCTGGCTTACCATGGTCGGATTGATGACTCGTGGCAGGATGCCGAGCTGGTGACCCGACGCGAGCTTCAGGAGGCTCTCGTCGCTATCGTGGACGGAGCCCAACCAGCAGCCGATCAATCGCCTTCGATGGGATGTTCGATCAAGTGGAAGAAAGAGATTTGAAATGAAAGAGCTTCACTCGTTTGCACCGCCGAAACGTATTTTGATGGGACCTGGTCCTTCCGATGTGAGTCCTCGCGTTCTGGCTGCCATGGCACAACCAACGATTGGTCATCTGGATCCCGCATTTGTCCGCATGATGGACGAACTGAAGGACCTGCTCCGGGCCACCTATCGCACCGAGAACAGTATGACATTGCCGATCTCCGGTCCTGGTTCGATCGGGATGGAGACATGCTTCGCCAATTTGATTGAGCCCGGAGACACGGTGGTGGTTTGTCAAAATGGAGTCTTCGGCGGTCGAATGAAGGAAAACGTCGTGCGTATGGGCGGCGTGCCGGTAATGGTGGAGAACGAATGGGGCCGGGCCGTGAGCGCCGAAGATCTGGAGGCCGCGTTGATCGGGCACCCCGAGGCGTCGGTGGTTGCGTTCGTGCACGCAGAGACCTCGACCGGTGCACTCTCGGATGCCGAGACCCTGGCGGCCCTCGCTCGGAGGCACGGGTGCTTGACGATCATGGACGCAGTGACCTCGCTCGGTGGGGTGCCCGTGGAAATTGATGGTTGGGAAATTGACGCTGTCTATTCCGGGACGCAAAAATGCCTCTCGGTACCCCCGGGGTTGTCTCCGGTGAGTTTCTCGGAGAAGGCCATGGATCGGCTGCGGGCACGAAAGACGCCCGTGCAAAGCTGGTTCGGGGACCTCTCTCTTCTGGACGGATATTGGGCGGCGGGCGCCAAGCGTTCTTACCACCATACGGCTCCTGTGAACGCTCTCTACGGATTGCACGAGGGCTTATTGGCTCTGCAAGAGGAGGGGCTCGAGGCCGCATGGGCACGACATCGGGAAAATCACGAAGCGCTTCGCGTCGGGCTCGAGGGCATTGGTATCGATTTTGTGGTGCCGGTCGACGAGCGCTTGCCCCAGCTGAACGCCGTTTCGATTCCGGATGGCGTTCCCGATGCGGATGTTCGGGGCTTGCTGCTCGAAGAGTTCAATCTGGAGATCGGTGCAGGTCTCGGAGCACTTGCAGGGAAGGTCTGGCGGATTGGCTTGATGGGGACCTCATCGACGGCGGGTCATGTGGAACTATGTGTGAAAAGTCTTTCGGCGGCCCTCAGTCGGCTGTCGGCGGCCCGGGCCTGATAGGCAGCGCGGGGAAATCCGCGTAGATCGCTGCGCGGTTCCGGGGGGATCGATCGGTCTCGCCCGATCTTCGAGTCAGCGTCTGATGAAGGAAGATGCTCCCTTCCTCGAACGCGACTGCGGATGCTGCCAGGTAAACTAACCAGGTCCGGTAAGTTTTGACTCCGACGCAAGCAATGGCCTGGCTCTCCGAGGCCTGTAGGCGTGCGGTCCAACTGGCGCACGTTCGTGCGTAATGGGCGCGCAAGTTCTCGACGTCGAGAATTTCAAAGTGTGCGTTTTCCATTGCCTGCGTCAAATGGGAAATATGTGTGAGGTCGCCGTTGGGAAAAACATGCTCGAGGAGGAAATCCCATTGGGGGGTTTTCTCCCAATGTCGGAGCCGCGTGATCCCGTGATTGAGAAAAAGGCCGCCCGGCGCGAGGAGTTGATGGACTCGCTGGAAATAGGCAGGGAAATTTTTGCGGCCGATATGCTCGATGATTCCGATGGCGGCGATCTTGTTGAAATTTTCGTCCAGATCGAGGGATCGATAGTCGCGGAACTCGACGCGGCAGATTTTTTCGAGGGACTCCTCGCAAATGCGCTGCTGGGCGAACGAGGCCTGCTGTTCCGAGAGGGTCACCCCGAGCACTTCGACGCCGCGGCTGCGGGCAGCGTATCGCGCGAGGCTACCCCAGCCGCAGCCGATATCGAGGAGTCGATCTCCGGGCTTCAGGTCCAGCTTGCGACAGACCAGCTCGAGTTTGTCGGTTTGTGCCTGCGCCAGGTCGACCGTGTCGTTGCGGTACCACGCGCACGTATAGACCATCTCGGGGTCGAGAAAGAGGGCGTAGAATTCATTGGAAAGGTCGTAGTGGTGCGCAATGGCGCGCCGGCTATCCTCGTGCGGTTTGCGGATCTTGTCAGCAGGCATCTTGCGGCCCTCCTAGCCCATCCCGAAAGCGCCTTCGAAAACCATCTTGCGCCGCAGGAGGGGTTGTTGACAGATCGTGCGTCCGATCCTGTCGAGAAAGGGTCGCGGCAAATGACCGATGATATTGCCGATGCGACCGGGCTCACCGGCTCCGAAGTTTTGATCCAGATGGCTGGGATATCGCTCGATGGTCCCGGCCAGAATCATGCTCGCCGCGATGCGGCCGCTGATGATGGCGGGGCCAATTCCTTCGCCGCTGAATGCCCGAGCAAGGCCTGCGGCATCGCCGACGAGGAGCCAGTCCTTGCCGGAGGGGCGCCTTGGACCGCGCAGGCGGACGGCGTAGGCGTGTCCACGGAAGGGTTCGAGTTCGATATCGGCTGGTAATCGCTCCTCGGCGCGAAGGCGTTCGAGCAAGGTTGTACAGCGCTGGTTCAAAGCACGACCGGCATCGATGCAGCCGAGTCCGATGTTGAGAAACGGACCTTTGCGGAAGACCCACCCGTAACCGTTGAGGTCGTCCTCGAGGATCAGTTCCGGGATGCCGGCTTTTGCCGGGACCCGGGCGAGGGTGGCCTCATCCAGGCGCGTTTCGCTCTCACGGGCCATGACAACAGCCTCGTCCTTGTCGATCGCGCCGAGTTGTCGCGCCACGGGACAGCTGTGGCCCCCGGCACCGACGACTACCGGCGCACTTGCCTGTGTGTCACCGATCGAAATGAGCCACGTTTCCTCCGCTCGGCTCAAAGTCTGAACCCGGGTATTGGTCCGGATCGCAGCTCCGGCGGTGGCCGCTCGTTGCAGGAGGTAATGGTCAAATTCGGAGCGGATGATGCCATAGCTGGCGGTATGGTCCCAGCGCGTTTCCTGCACCTGTCCGTCCAACTCCAATCGTGCTCGGGAGAATGGCTGCAGGGTGCCGGGATAGTCCTTGCCGGGAATCCCGAGAGACTCCCAGACCTGAGCTGTGACCCAACCCGCGCAGAGCTTCACTCGGGGGAAAGTGGCGCTGTCGAGAAGCAGAACACGGGCACCCTCTGTGGCCAGCGTTTCTGCTGCTGTGGCTCCGGCAGGTCCGCCTCCCACAATGATGATATCGTAGCGCTCCAATCAGATTCTCCTCAGGAGCCACCATAATTGGAGCTTTTCCCACCACGCAAAGGCCATTCCCTCCAATTGGTTCGCGATGCGAAGGCATGCCAGAAGGTCGCCCTCGATATCAATGCGTTGCTCGACAAAGGCTGTGGCCAGCCTTCCGGTATCGCCGCTGGCAAGAGCCTGACGGAAGGTCTCGGGGTCTCGAATCACAATACAGAAGGAGCCATCGGGTTGGCCGACCTCTCCGCAGGATCCGTCCCAGAGCCGATACCGGAGTCCGGGTCGGCATTCATGGAAGATGCGTTCCATTACCTGATGGATGGCTTCCTGCTGCCGCCTGCCTTCCACCACGCGCCCCATGAGACTCTCCCTTCGTTCTGGTAGACAGCGGAAGCAGGACCCTCACGGTCCGCAATCCGCTCCTGATTCGACGGGAGTGTATATCGGGACCGAAATTCGAACAATCGAAGCTGGGAGACAAAGCCTGTGGCGCAAAATTTCATATACACGATGCAAAACCTCAAGAAGGTGACGCCTCAGGGGAAAACGATCGTGGACGGAGTTTCCCTTTCGTTCTTTCACGGCGCCAAGATCGGTGTGTTGGGTCTTAACGGTTCGGGCAAGAGCACCGTCCTGCGCATCATGGCGGGCCTCGATGACGAATTTATCGGCGAGGCGAAGCCGGCCGAAGGTACCCGCATCGGATTTCTCCCTCAGGAACCGGAACTCGATCCCACGCGAACCGTTCGCGAGATTGTGGACGAAGGCGTTGCCGAGACGCGAGCGCTGCTGCAGAGATTTGAAGAGATCTCGATGGCCTTCGGCGAGGTTTCGGACGACGACGAGATGCAGAAGCTGCTCGACGAACAGGCCAAGGTGCAGGATCAGATCGACGCGGCCGGCGCGTGGGAATTGGATTCCCGCGTGGAAATGGCCATGGAGGCTCTGCGGTGTCCGGACGGAGACGTTTCCTGCGAACATCTCTCCGGTGGCGAGAAACGCCGGGTCGCTCTCTGTCGGCTCCTCCTGCAGGCGCCCGATATGCTCTTGCTCGATGAGCCGACCAACCACCTCGACGCCGAATCCGTCGCGTGGCTCGAACGGTTTCTCTCCGAGTATACAGGCACCGTCGTGGCCGTGACTCATGATCGCTACTTTCTGGATAATTGTGCTGGTTGGATTCTCGAACTGGATCGAGGTCGCGGGATTCCCTG is a genomic window of Candidatus Binatia bacterium containing:
- the egtB gene encoding ergothioneine biosynthesis protein EgtB, translated to MATTATAQALKRLPESEAFAFAVACGLASLPRTLPCRYLYDDRGSQLFDAITRVPEYYLTRAEDEILRAHAAEIRAAAGSTTLIELGSGTSTKTRHLLEAWSEHPEAAYVAVDICREALDGAASTLRPLFPGLELETLAGTYEASFPKFRKFSPATVAFLGSSIGNLAEPQLKAFFQMLDQNLYPGDCFLLGIDLVKEADILEAAYDDAAGVTADFTRNLFHRMNRELGTNLEVDEIEHIARWNPREEQIEISARFPKATRIHLPSIGQEFSIAAGESIRTEISRKFHVDSMLQRLEGYGFESVATFTDRQAQFALLLARKVTPPQPRGDMALRQWQESREATERILTNLPDALLESQHSPLMSPMVWDLGHIANFEEQWIDAATGVLRDPSRAQADHLFEATAHPRSERLALDLPTATGAWESLRQVRAASEQKLARPTTNHQEELLENGLVLEMLAQHEAQHQETMLQSIGLMNDLAWQSTPHPARQSVAQKATPGHSGMTLVPGGSYRVGASTEGFAYDNEKPAHRREIEGFAIALAPTSNAEYLGFLEAGGYENPQFWSSAGVEWREASRIRAPLGWRQIGGEWFTTAMGHERPLAPCEPVIHISYFEAEAYARFVGKRLPTEFEWEVAASADLETGEPRTYPWGQLPPSPELADLGQYGPHPLPNGTFPEGRSFFGCEQMLGGVWEWTSSEFLPYPGFRAFPYERYSAVHFDQGYRVLRGGSWATRPVAARNSFRNWDLPERRQIFAGLRLAADV
- the ligA gene encoding NAD-dependent DNA ligase LigA, which encodes MTLAEATKRVERLRASVEYHTHQYYALDEPEISDAEFDTLFRELKALEEKYPALRSPESPTQRVGGTVQERFRKVTHPQPMLSLGNAFSAEDLVAWQARFEKRLPAGTPVAFVAEPKIDGLTVVLHYEKGKFVLGATRGNGLVGEDITENLRTVRELPLRLRGKHLPERLVVRGEVYMAVDDFAQFNERQAALGEKVYANPRNFAAGSLRQLDSTITAARPLKLWAYQIVVTEGLTVESQGAALERLREFGFPVSEENRILGSIEAVAERCESFGEERGSLAFETDGLVVKLDSFALQERLGAVGNAPRWAIAYKYPSEEVVTELLGIGVNVGRTGVLKPWADLKPCEIGGVTVSSATLHNEDYIRDRDIRVGDRVAVKRAGEVIPQVLRALPELREYDLPVFHLPKNCPACGERAIRVEDEVDVYCVNATCPAQLVRLVEYFVSRTAMDIEGFGIRQAELLTEKGLLADVADIYALEASDLESLEGYKQRRVTNLLGAIEASRQQPLPRLVTALGIRGVGRVVAETLVEHFPSIDKLLEADSESLEAVDGIGPILAHNLVDWFATAHNRKVVEKLRSAGVALSAALVQASSETLLGSTFVITGTLPQLSREQAASLIRSHGGKVTAAVSGSTTYLVAGESAGSKLAKAEKLEVPILDEEGLRKLIS
- a CDS encoding Hsp20/alpha crystallin family protein, yielding MRTFAREFTARPTQNAWNEAARLQARMEKAFQESNDSYGSNYPRLDVTSAEDVTVVRAEIPGVAAEEIDLSIDDDVLTLSGARQADELPEGTTWRHQERGHGVFKRRVRLPFRVESGSVDAQYNNGVLQVTLPRAEADKPQRISISAA
- a CDS encoding thioredoxin family protein — protein: MALLESQAIAIGSTCPDFDLPSVDGRRFRRDDFREKKALVVMFICRHCPYVIAVEDRIVELRREFAMSGVQFVGICSNDANDYPDDAPDRLAARAREMDYGFPYLVDESQAVARRFDAVCTPDIYVYDEERKLAYHGRIDDSWQDAELVTRRELQEALVAIVDGAQPAADQSPSMGCSIKWKKEI
- a CDS encoding alanine--glyoxylate aminotransferase family protein, encoding MKELHSFAPPKRILMGPGPSDVSPRVLAAMAQPTIGHLDPAFVRMMDELKDLLRATYRTENSMTLPISGPGSIGMETCFANLIEPGDTVVVCQNGVFGGRMKENVVRMGGVPVMVENEWGRAVSAEDLEAALIGHPEASVVAFVHAETSTGALSDAETLAALARRHGCLTIMDAVTSLGGVPVEIDGWEIDAVYSGTQKCLSVPPGLSPVSFSEKAMDRLRARKTPVQSWFGDLSLLDGYWAAGAKRSYHHTAPVNALYGLHEGLLALQEEGLEAAWARHRENHEALRVGLEGIGIDFVVPVDERLPQLNAVSIPDGVPDADVRGLLLEEFNLEIGAGLGALAGKVWRIGLMGTSSTAGHVELCVKSLSAALSRLSAARA
- a CDS encoding class I SAM-dependent methyltransferase, translated to MPADKIRKPHEDSRRAIAHHYDLSNEFYALFLDPEMVYTCAWYRNDTVDLAQAQTDKLELVCRKLDLKPGDRLLDIGCGWGSLARYAARSRGVEVLGVTLSEQQASFAQQRICEESLEKICRVEFRDYRSLDLDENFNKIAAIGIIEHIGRKNFPAYFQRVHQLLAPGGLFLNHGITRLRHWEKTPQWDFLLEHVFPNGDLTHISHLTQAMENAHFEILDVENLRAHYARTCASWTARLQASESQAIACVGVKTYRTWLVYLAASAVAFEEGSIFLHQTLTRRSGETDRSPRNRAAIYADFPALPIRPGPPTAD
- a CDS encoding geranylgeranyl reductase family protein, translating into MERYDIIIVGGGPAGATAAETLATEGARVLLLDSATFPRVKLCAGWVTAQVWESLGIPGKDYPGTLQPFSRARLELDGQVQETRWDHTASYGIIRSEFDHYLLQRAATAGAAIRTNTRVQTLSRAEETWLISIGDTQASAPVVVGAGGHSCPVARQLGAIDKDEAVVMARESETRLDEATLARVPAKAGIPELILEDDLNGYGWVFRKGPFLNIGLGCIDAGRALNQRCTTLLERLRAEERLPADIELEPFRGHAYAVRLRGPRRPSGKDWLLVGDAAGLARAFSGEGIGPAIISGRIAASMILAGTIERYPSHLDQNFGAGEPGRIGNIIGHLPRPFLDRIGRTICQQPLLRRKMVFEGAFGMG